The following coding sequences are from one Aethina tumida isolate Nest 87 chromosome 2, icAetTumi1.1, whole genome shotgun sequence window:
- the LOC109602840 gene encoding nucleolar protein 11, with amino-acid sequence MAKLGSFYGLCPLIDGKSLLGIADDVETGSVIVTLGKNISIKYKLSDQKPLISWRTKEKFTSPIVYDKKQEKYVAVFNQLYLRVWSGNEDNLDKLKKIKFNDKIETIINVNDNSYIIFKNGAIHELNESIDLRKTLIPEPVIKDTETIEDVLYTTLGDDVYIGLLVDDKNEKYLLWTRKNIIKHRYKIALQRDGCTLTGYTLHVDNFIVYLLTVWSDSKINSCRLQESNFDVDSPGEIFTVIESISCKQPITMKSLSENYLAIYGPNSNEEGALLIIYNTQFKVTQTKQNFKMFTADAKMYCIDNNIFLPVGQNLAVVPFKLETEQLAALVGSHKIMEDVDSDISISHKIEIAQWKTEDKKSHPLPDNLRNKVQDLILQGLPESIICEQMLPSLIENNDIKTLKLCLKNFYDIPEKCLAKVLKYILNVDKDVFHNIKGGNKKASGNLQPLARVVLLEQLFEKSFSSVVLLPYIRIELDTEDLITLFSYFCDSCASGGCRFQNSNNISTDAKFLEWMEVLFDSSYQKLMFSKDPRIIDLVGKMQDTIDQQTKVLDELDQLVTLLVEIKNGRSPVKYLENTPYKYVIEQLTLHPF; translated from the exons atggCCAAGTTGGGAAGTTTTTATGGATTGTGCCCCTTAATTGATGGAAAAAGCCTCCTTGGTATTGCAGATGATGTAGAAACTGGGTCTGTTATTGTTACattaggaaaaaatatttctataaagtaTAAG CTTTCAGATCAAAAGCCACTAATTAGTTGGAGAACTAAAGAGAAATTTACCTCTCCCATTGTATATGacaaaaaacaagaaaagtaTGTGGCTGTTTTTAATCAACTTTACCTACGAGTCTGGAGTGGAAATGAGGACAATTTAGataaactaaagaaaatcAAA tttaatgacaaaattgagacaataattaatgttaatgacaacagttatatcatttttaaaaatggtgcTATACATGAATTAAATGAAAGTATAGATTTAAGAAAAACTTTAATACCTGAGCCAGTAATTAAAGATACAGAAACCATTGAAGATGTATTATATACTACACTTGGAGATGATGTGTACATTGGTTTGTTGGTTgatgataaaaatgaaaaatatctgttatggaccagaaaaaatattataaaacatagaTATAAAATAGCACTAcaaagagatggatgcacatTAACAGGATATACTCTCCATGTGGACAATttcattgtatatttattaactgtgT gGTCTGACAGTAAGATTAATTCATGCAGATTGCAAGAAAGTAATTTTGATGTTGATTCTCcaggtgaaatatttacagtaattGAGTCAATATCATGTAAACAACCAATTACAATGAAGTCCTTAAGTGAAAATTACTTAGCTATATATGGTCCAAATAGCAATGAAGAAGGTGCACTATTGATTATCTATAATACACAGTTCAAAGTAACACAGACAAAACAGAATTTTAAGATGTTCACTGCAGATGCAAAAATGTATTGCATTGATAACAATATATTCCTTCCTGTTGGACAAAACTTGGCAGTAGTTCCATTCAAACTTGAAACTGAACAACTAGCTGCTTTAGTAGGAAgtcataaaataatggaaGATGTGGATTCTGATATATCTATTTCTCACAAAATAGAAATAGCTCAGTGGAAAACTGAAGATAAAAAGTCACATCCTCTACcagataatttaagaaataaagtCCAAGATCTTATATTGCAAGGGTTACCAGAAAGTATTATTTGTGAACAAATGTTACCAagcttaattgaaaataatgatattaagactttaaaattatgtctgaaaaacttttatgatattcctgaaaaatgtttagccaaagtactaaaatatattttaaatgttgacaAGGACGTATTCCACAACATAAAAGGTGGAAACAAAAAGGCCTCTGGAAATTTACAACCTTTGGCCAGAGTTGTTTTATTAGAACAACTATTTGAAAAATCATTTAGCTCAGTAGTTCTCCTTCCATACATCAGAATTGAATTGGATACTGAAGatttaataactttgttttcatatttttgtgattCTTGTGCGTCAGGTGGATGTAGGTTTCAAAACTCAAACAATATATCAACAGATGCGAAATTCCTCGAATGGATGGAAGTATTGTTTGATTCCAGTTATCAAAAGTTGATGTTTTCAAAAGATCCAAGAATTATTGATTTGGTTGGTAAAATGCAAGACACAATTGATCAACAGACTAAAGTGTTGGATGAACTTGATCAACTGGTAACTTTAttagttgaaattaaaaatggaagaTCGCCTGTGAAATACCTTGAAAATACACCATATAAATATGTCATAGAGCAATTAACTTTGCACCCATTTTAA
- the LOC109602842 gene encoding uncharacterized protein LOC109602842, with product MSKKFQTNGKGLGVNNVVKVKCTEPELQEESLLNVTIGSLNVKRWNILKSVYSCKSNEHFISKLLDLAQEHLDKNGLNSPDDIQTKTPRKNGKINKSKQTSPKKNKNEVASNLKNVTESKNIENYKSANISSAEKNTEDSNSNNNNANTYTVLSAKTKTEISQISIAKTDDDPTTKKVKPVLNVEKPIKKECKKKVESEVKKSTDANSTNRESPGNKGCLRCQTNHETNCCPIDNPKVVINDSIDQDKWIEKYKHSFDTETDNIKTEKTDTNEDVKYNNSYAKLSLPYTLYLEETNTSHGLGVFAKYALQAFSQFGPLIGKHVKEVDIPEDCNMKDLWVIYVDSGNSENKPVYINTEELEISNWIRFVRPAPQREDKNVSVIIKEDKLYLISVREIKSGEELLYWQDFNLTNNKKKMEKTSCGGCNMTFSHPFYYRTHCSVFHDVRFSLTIRKYHCKVCGEAVLGKENIMKHASELHNGQGAYQCQFCKKFFLRLNYLEMHRTYGCSANPHRARPLCDFCGRKFCQPQKLKVHIKRMHSDFSVVLKEFQCKICMKILGSRAALQRHLKEVHQKQLDGTCTCVRCGKHFQNKSNLKIHMLTHSGIKPFRCSVKECTAAFTTKQCLQFHYKKIHNYTEDNMPKIERSVDYTFQAYSGSQEEERERRNNEEDDSRNSDIDMDEDSLDIKSIDDPPALQSPLDIDEQSQQENPSPPPMNDYNNTPALSNLKILTKGSKKWISDEPMQLAKPDIYTDHRLNKDDINTSSLEAQEQNIYDRTKISNLTDYGRNTEASNASLLVEAALDSVCSEPNIDIDVGTAASCTDSLVNNLYTLAPHDNLPDVSYNSNMCINESRDINLISPSVNDHISVTDELGDELRHNQTIGIDYSNFQQEEFSPVNSPEAHHRSNFVRNYINTLSPHNYTHQKNLSPVPSPPRYDFGHGVQNEHLSSDDSNGLAAQNLSLHNTKNVNQLDLSVYKSPYKLDTQDYMRKDFRLKFDSEISRKIHQQSDGGSKLYNDGENPLDQEQIDNLNQHVISAMNVEDKSTDNHDRAKYPDDLSTDIRNKFELDLDMRLKSYENVESDILRRGGSYEPTTAEIDFRNKNYDLVDSIDSRNKSYENIENEFRTERNFEPLVLNSTELQGLDMSARSFHNYTNINRYHHLYPDVDRVDLRLNYSPPPPTYTHADILRVVSLDLTPPGRHSVDLSLRNHPLHTIANRGLLGDHGIQPNPHRLLDQSRLLTSDLSSSRLLADSGPRILSDHTTNRILSTNDQLTTNHLITSDTSRLLSEDTRILSEPPRLLEQSRLLGDSRILQPSTPNGTVSPVPGFSGYSVAQGPYHPTPIAPRPHVNSPTPSPYHPYSSYY from the exons atgtctaAAAAGTTTCAAACAAACGGAAAAGGATTGGGTGTCAACAACGTGGTAAAAGTGAAGTGTACAGAGCCCGAACTTCAAGAAGAATCACTTTTAAACGTTACAATCGGCTCTTTAAACGTCAAGCGGTGGAACATACTCAAGTCGGTGTATTCCTGCAAGAGTAACGAGCACTTCATCAGCAAATTACTAGATTTGGCACAGGAACATTTGGATAA GAATGGTCTTAACTCTCCTGATGATATACAAACAAAAACTCCaagaaaaaatggtaaaatcaACAAATCAAAGCAGACATCGccgaagaaaaataaaaatgaagttgcttcaaacttgaaaaatgttacagaaagtaaaaatatagaaaattataagtCAGCTAATATATCTAGTGCTGAAAAAAACACAGAGGACTCAAATTCGAATAATAACAACGCAAATACTTATACAGTATTATCTGCAAAGACTAAGACAGAAATCTCGCAAATTTCTATTGCTAAAACTGATGATGATCCAACTACTAAGAAGGTTAAACCAGTATTAAATGtagaaaaaccaataaaaaaagaatgcAAGAAAAAAGTGGAATCTGAAGTGAAGAAGTCCACAGATGCAAACTCAACCAACCGCGAATCACCTGGCAACAAGGGTTGTTTAAGGTGCCAGACCAATCATGAAACCAACTGCTGCCCAATAGACAATCCTAAAGTTGTCATCAATGATTCAATTGATCAAGACAAGtggattgaaaaatataaacattcttTTGATACAGAAactgataatataaaaacagaaaaaacagaCACAAATGAAGAtgttaaatacaataacaGTTATGCCAAACTAAGTTTACCCTATACGTTGTATTTGGAGGAGACAAATACTAGCCATGGTTTGGGTGTATTTGCAAAATATGCCCTACAAGCTTTTAGCCAGTTTGGCCCATTAATTGGTAAACACGTTAAAGAAGTCGATATACCAGAAGATTGTAACATGAAGGATCTGTGGGTAATATATGTTGATTCTGGTAATAGCGAAAATAAAccagtttatataaatacggAAGAACttgaaatatctaattggATAAGATTTGTTCGTCCCGCTCCTCAGAGAGAGGATAAAAACGTATCTGTGATTATAAAAGAAGACAAACTATACTTAATTAGTGTAAGAGAAATCAAGTCAGGAGAGGAATTGCTGTACTGGCAAGACTTTAACTTAACCAACAATAAGAAGAAAATGGAGAAAACTT cTTGTGGTGGCTGTAATATGACTTTTAGTCATCCATTTTACTATAGGACACATTGCTCAGTGTTCCACGACGTTCGATTTAGCTTAACCATTAGGAAATATCACTGCAAAGTTTGTGGTGAGGCTGTATTAGGAaaggaaaatattatgaaGCATGCCTCTGAACTACATAATGGACAAGGGGCTTATCAATGCCAATTTTGCAAAAAG TTCTTCTTACGTCTCAATTATCTAGAAATGCACAGGACATATGGATGTTCAGCAAACCCCCATAGAGCAAGACCATTATGTGATTTTTGTGGTAGGAAATTTTGTCAACCTCAGAAGCTCAAGGTCCACATAAAACGCATGCATAGCG atttttctgtGGTGTTGAAAGAATTCCAATGCAAAATATGCATGAAAATTTTGGGATCCAGGGCAGCTCTTCAAAGACATTTAAAGGAAGTCCATCAAAAACAATTGGATGGCACTTGCACATGTGTAAGGTGTgggaaacattttcaaaacaagtcaaatttaaaaattcacatgTTAACACACAGTGGTATTAAACCATTTAg GTGTTCTGTTAAAGAATGTACAGCTGCCTTTACAACTAAGCAGTGCTTGCAATTTCactacaaaaaaatacacaactaTACAGAAGACAACATGCCGAAAATTGAAAGAAGCGTCGATTATACCTTCCAAGCCTACAGTGGGTCTCAAGAAGAGGAAAGAGAAAGGAGGAATAATGAAGAAGATGATTCACGAAATAGTGATATTGACATGGACGAAGACA gtttagatataaaaagtatagatGATCCACCTGCCCTGCAATCACCTTTGGACATAGACGAACAATCTCAGCAAGAAAATCCATCTCCACCACCAATGAATGATTACAACAACACACCAGCTCTTTCAAATCTCAAAATCCTCACAAAAGGTTCCAAAAAGTGGATAAGTGATGAACCCATGCAACTAGCCAAGCCAGACATTTATACGGACCACAGATTAAACAAAGACGACATAAACACCTCATCACTTGAAGCTcaagaacaaaatatttacgacAGGACGAAAATATCCAATTTAACCGATTACGGAAGAAACACCGAAGCATCAAACGCGAGCTTACTCGTAGAAGCTGCCTTAGACTCAGTTTGTAGTGAACCGAACATCGATATTGATGTGGGAACTGCAGCGAGTTGTACTGATTCGTTAGTGAACAACCTTTACACGTTGGCCCCCCATGATAACTTACCGGACGTGTCTTACAACAGCAACATGTGTATAAACGAATCTAgagacattaatttaatttccccTTCTGTTAACGATCATATTTCAGTTACAGACGAATTAGGGGATGAACTGAGACATAACCAAACGATTGGTATTGATTATTCGAATTTTCAACAAGAGGAATTCAGTCCGGTGAACAGTCCGGAGGCGCATCACCGGTCGAATTTTGTTCGCAATTATATCAACACATTGTCCCCGCATAACTATACGCATCAAAAGAACTTGTCACCCGTGCCGAGCCCTCCTCGTTACGACTTCGGGCATGGAGTGCAGAACGAACACTTGTCTTCAGATGACAGCAACGGACTAGCTGCTCAAAATTTAAGCCTTCACAACACCAAGAATGTAAATCAATTAGATTTGTCGGTTTACAAGTCCCCATATAAGTTGGACACGCAGGATTACATGAGGAAAGATTTCAGACTGAAGTTTGACAGTGAAATCAGTAGAAAGATCCATCAGCAATCAGATGGAGGTTCAAAACTGTATAATGATGGGGAAAATCCCCTAGACCAGGAACAGATTGATAATCTTAACCAACATGTAATATCAGCAATGAACGTTGAAGATAAATCAACCGATAATCACGATCGGGCTAAATATCCAGATGATTTATCAAcagatattagaaataaatttgaactcGACTTAGATATGCGGTTGAAGTCGTATGAAAATGTGGAAAGTGATATACTAAGGAGGGGGGGTTCCTACGAGCCAACAACTGCCGAAATTGATTTCAGGAACAAAAATTACGATTTAGTCGACAGTATCGATTCCAGAAATAAATCTTatgaaaatatagaaaatgaaTTCAGGACAGAAAGGAATTTTGAACCATTAGTGTTGAATTCCACTGAGCTGCAAGGGTTGGATATGTCAGCAAGGAGTTTCCACAATTATACCAACATCAACCGTTATCATCATTTATATCCAGATGTGGATAGAGTGgatttaagattaaattacaGTCCTCCACCTCCGACTTATACACACGCAGATATTCTACGAGTGGTTTCTTTGGATTTGACGCCTCCAGGACGCCATAGTGTGGACTTAAGCTTAAGAAATCATCCTTTACATACAATAGCTAACAGGGGGTTGTTAGGAGACCATGGCATTCAACCAAACCCACATCGCCTGTTGGATCAAAGTAGACTACTAACATCCGATTTGTCATCCAGTCGTTTGTTAGCAGATTCTGGCCCTAGAATACTCTCAGATCACACAACCAATAGAATTTTATCAACGAATGACCAATTAACAACAAATCATCTAATAACGTCGGACACAAGTCGATTGTTGTCGGAAGATACCCGTATTTTATCGGAACCCCCGAGATTACTGGAACAGTCCAGACTACTCGGTGACAGTAGAATCCTTCAGCCCTCCACGCCAAACGGCACAGTGTCACCAGTACCAGGCTTTTCCGGGTACTCAGTCGCGCAGGGTCCATATCATCCAACACCAATTGCTCCGCGACCCCATGTTAATTCTCCCACACCGTCACCATATCATCCATACTcttcttattattaa